The DNA region TGGACAGCCTGTACGACACCTCCGCGCTGCGCTTCATGCTGCCCTGGCTCACGCCCCAACTGGAGGAGGCCCGCGCGCTGTTCGGCCGTGACTACTGGTCGTACGGACTGGGAGGCGGCAACCGGGAGACGCTGGAGACCTTCCTGCGCTACCACCACGAGCAGGGCCTGTCCCCGCGCCGGTACCGGCCGGAGGAACTGTTCGCCCCGGAGGCGCTGGAGGCGGCGGTGATCTGACCGGACCCCGCCGACAGCGTCATGCGAAAGGAGCCGGACCCACGTCGGGTCCGGCTCCTTCGTGTTCGGTTCAGCGCACCTGCGCCGTGCCCTCCGTCAGCAGCTGCTTGAGCGGTACGGCGGCGTCGCCGGCCCGGTCCGCGGAGAGGTGCTCGCCCCGGGTGAGGGCCCGGCGCACGGCCATGTAGTCGGCGGGCCGGTTGACGGCGTCGACGGCGAGCAGCGCGCCCCGGCGGAAGTAGAGGACGGAGAACTGCCCGCTCGCCGGCTCGCCGCGCACGACGGTGGCGTCGTGGCCGGCGGACAGGCCCGCGATCTGCAGGCGCAGCTCGCCCTGGTTCGACCAGAACCAGGGCACGGAGGTGTCCGGCTCGTCGCGGCCGAGCAGGCTCGCCGCCGCTGCCTGGGCCTGGGCGACCGCGCTGGGCACCGACTCCAGGCGCAGCCGGCCCTCGCCGGTGAGCGGGTGGGGCCGCACGGTGCAGTCCCCGGCCGCCACCACGCCCGGCACGTTGGTGCGCGAGCGGGCGTCCACCACGATGCCGCCGTCCACCTCGACCCCGAGGGCGCGGGCGGGGCCGGTCCGCGGCCGTACGCCCACACCGAGCAGCACCAGGTCCGCGGGCAGCCGGGTGCCGTCGGCGAGCACCGCGGCCCGGACCCGCCCGGCGGCGTCGCCCTCGAACCCGGCGACGGCCGCGGACAGCAGCACCTCGGTGCCCTGCCGGGTGTGGGCCTGCCGGTAGAACTCGGAGACCACCGGCGCCACGGCGCGGGCCATCAGCCGCTCCCCGGCCTCCACCACGGTGACGCGCACGCCGAGCGAGCGGGCCACGGCGGCCGTCTCCAGACCGATGAACCCGCCGCCGACCACGACGACCCGCTCGGCACGGGCCAGGCGTTCCCGCAGGGCGCGCGCGTCCTCAAGGCCGCGCAGGGTGCAGACCCCGCGGAGTCCGGCGCCCGGCACGGGAAGCCGTACGGGCTCGGCGCCCAGGGTCAGGGCGAGCCGCTCGTACGGCAGGGTGCGCCCGGAGGCGGTGTGCAGCAGGCCGGGCTCGGCCCCCGTGATCCGCTCGCCGGTGAGCAGCCGGATGCCGGCCTGTTCGTAGTAGCCGGGGTCCCGGAAGGCCAGGGAGTCCTGGTCCGCCCGTCCGGCGAGGAAGTCCTTGGAGAGCGGGGGGCGTTGATAGGGGGCATGGGGCTCCTCGCCCACGAGCACGATCGGCTCCTCGTCCCCTCCCTGTCGCAATGACACGGCCAGGTGCAGCCCCGCCTGGCCGGCTCCGACGACGACTGTCCCGCTCCCCATGGTGCGACCTTCTCCCGCCTCGGTGGCTTTGGCTTAACGTCAGACCATTCTACCAATCTGTGCCGTGGGGTGGAATGGCATTGTGGTTTGACGTCAATCCGTCGGATGGAACAGGGTCTCGGAGCGGCTCGGTCGTGGAAGAATGGGCGCATGTCCCCCCGAGCGAGTCAGACCCCGGAGAACGAGGCAACCTCCAGGCGGCCGGCCGTGCCGCAGGAGCTGTTCAAGGCCGTCTCCTCGAGCCGCGTCTCCCAGGTGATCGTCGAGCAGATCCGGCACCTGCTGAAGGAGGAGCGGCTGCAGCCCGGCGACCGGCTGCCCAGCGAGCGCGAACTGTGCGTGCAGTTCGGGTGCAGCCGGGTCACCATCCGCGAGGCGCTGCGCATCCTGGAGGCCAACGGCCTGGTCGAGATCAGAGTCGGCGCGCGCGGCGGTGCCTTCGTGACGGCGCCGACGTCGAGCCGGGTGAGCGAGGGCCTCGCCGATCTGCTCACCTTCTCCCCGCTCACCGCCTCCCAGGTCACCGAGGCCCGGCTGATCTTCGAACTGGGCGTGGTCCCGCTGGCGGTGGAGCGCGCCACCGACGAGGACATCGCCGACCTGCGCGCCATGTGCGAGGCCCATGCGAAGGCGATGCGGCAGGGCGAGTACACGATGGAACTCTCCACCGCCTTCCACATCCGCCTCGCGGCCTGCACCCACAACCCGGCGATCGAGATGCTCGTGGAGTCCTTCCGCGGCCCGATGCTCATGAGCCTCCGCGAGGCCCAGGCCAACGAGCCGGCCACGATGGGCCGGCGCGGCACCAAGGAGCACCGCGAACTCGTGGAGGCGATCGCCGCCCGCGACACCGAGGCCGCGACCAAGCTGATGCGCACCCACCTGGAGCGCACCGCCTCCCGCGTCAAGGACTGACCCGCCGCCGGCCCCCTGCCCGTCCCGAGCGCCCCGGACCGTCACGGTCCGGGGCGCTCGGCTGTGCGCGTCCGACGCGCCATCAGCAGCACGCGCAGGCGGCGTCGGCGTCGGCGTCGGTTCCTGCGTCGGCCTTGACCACGTACACCTCCCAGCGCTCCCTGCCGGGACCGGCGACCCAGACCTTGTCCTGCAGGGCGTAGCAGCAGGTGGTGTCCTTCTCCTCCGAGGTGGCCAGGCCGGCGTCCGCGAGGCGGCCGGTGGCGGCGGTGACGTCCGCCGTGGTGGCGACCTCGACGCCGAGATGGTCGATCCGGGTGTCCTCGCCCGCCTCGCCCTCGACGGAGACGCCGGTGCCGGTGCCGGCCGCGTGCTCGGATGGGCGGCCGTCTCGCGGGTCTCCGACCGGTGCGCGTACGCCGGTGTCGTCGAGCACTCCGTGTACGTGCACCCCGACGCCCGGGGCCGCCGGGTGGGCCTGGCTCTGCTGACCGCCCTCCTGGCCTCCACCGAGTCGGCCGGCATCTGGACCGTCCAGTCCGGCATGGACGCCTGGCTGGACGAGCTCGACCGCACCACGGGGTTCTACTTCGACTCGATCGCCCAGCTCCGCATGGACACCTGGTCACGGGGGAGGGTGACGCTCGTCGGCGACGCGGGCTACTGCCCCGGCCCGGCCGTCGGCGGCAGCACCAGCCTGGCCGTCGTCGGCGCGTACGTCCTGGCCGGCGAGCTGGCGCGGGCGGGCGGCGACCACGAGCGCGCGTTCCCCGCGTACGAGCGGGCGATGGCGGAGCACGTACGGGGCAGCCGCGAGGTCGCGCTGAGCGCGGCGAAGACCCTCGTGCCGACGTCCCGCCTCGGCGTACGAGGCCTTGCCCAGGGCGCGCGCCTGATCTCCGCCCTGCCCGCCGGCCCGAGCCGCGCGCTCCTCCGCCTCACGACCAGGAGCGCACGCTTCCACAACTCCGTCACCGTGGATCACGTCGCCTGACCAGGTCCGGTCGTGCCGGGCCGACGACACTACGTGAGGCAGGGCACCGGGGCCCATGTTGCGTACACCTCACTTGCGGGTGCTGTTCAAGGAGAGCTCTCGGCGGTCAAGCTGAGCGGCGTGCTCCGGATCATCGCGGGCACACTTCTGATTTCTCGTTTCTGATTCGCAGCGAAACGGAGAACACCCGTGATTGTCGGAGTCCTCAAGGAAGCGCGGGCAGGTGAGAGTCGCGTCTCGGCCACACCGGCCACGATCGAACAGCTCCGCAAACTGGGGTACGAGGTCGTCGTCGACCCGGACGCGGGCATCGCGGCCGGCTTCACCGGCAGCGCCTACGAGGCCGCCGGTGCGACCATCGGCGACGCGGCCGCCGCGGACGTGGTCCTCGGCGTGAACGCCCCGGCCCCGGCCCAGTTGGACCGGATACGGCCGGAGGCGACCGTGATCGCCCTGTTCGCGCCGGCCTTCGACCCGGCGATGGTCGACGAGCTCGGCCGCCGCCCGTTCACCGCCCTGTCGATGGACGCCGTGCCGCGGATCAGCCGGGCCCAGTCGATGGACGTGCTCTCCTCGATGGCGAACATCGCCGGCTACCGGGCCGTCGTCGAGGCCGCGCACGAGTTCGGGCGCTTCTTCACCGGCCAGGTGACGGCGGCCGGCAAGGTGCCGCCGGCCAAGGTCCTCGTCGCGGGCGCCGGCGTCGCGGGCCTCGCGGCCATCGGCGCGTCCGGCTCGCTCGGCGCGATCGTGCGCGCCACCGACCCGCGTCCTGAAGTGGCCGACCAGGTACGGTCGTTGGGCGGAGAGTACCTGTCGATCGAGTCCCCTGAGGTGGAGGTCTCGAAGACGGGCTACGCCAAGGAGATGGGCGACGACTACAAGGCGCGCGAGGCGGAGCTGTACGCCGCGCAGTGCCGTGACGTCGACATCGTCATCACCACCGCGCTGATCCCGGGGCGGCCCGCGCCCACGCTCGTCACCAAGGAGATGGTGGCGAGCATGAAGCCGGGCTCGGTGATCGTCGACATGGCGGCCGCCAACGGCGGCAACGTCGAGGGCACCGTGAAGGGCGAGAAGACCGTCACCGACAACGGCGTGACGATCATCGGCTACACCGACCTGGCGGGACGGCTGCCGGCCCAGGCGTCCCAGCTCTACGGCACCAACCTGGTCAACCTGCTGAAGCTGCTCACCCCGGAGAAGGACGGCCGTCCGGTCCTGGACTGGGACGACCCGGTGCAGCGCTCGATCACCGTCGTCCGGGAGGGCGAGACGGCCTGGCCGCCCCCGCCGGTCCAGGTCTCCGCCGCCCCGGCTCCGGCGGCCGCGGCGCCCGTGACGGAGCCGGCGCCGAAGAAGGCGCCGATGACGGCGAAGCAGCGGTTCGGCGGGGTGGCCCTCGGCGCCCTGGCCCTGTTCCTCCTCGCCGCCTTCGCCCCGGCGGCGCTCCTCCCGCACGTCACGGTCTTCGTGCTCGCGATCGTCATCGGCTACTACGTCATCGGCCATGTGCACCACGCCCTGCACACCCCGTTGATGTCGGTGACCAACGCGATCTCCGGGATCATCGTCGTCGGTGCCCTGCTGCAGATCGGGCACGCGAGCCCGACGGTCACGGTGCTTTCGGCCGTGGCGATCCTGCTGGCCAGTATCAATGTCTTCGGCGGCTTCGCGGTGACGCGTCGCATGCTCGCCATGTTCAACCGGAGCTGACTGACATGACTGCGACCATCGCCGCCCAGGCGGCCTACCTCGTTGCCGCACTCCTCTTCATCCTCGCCCTCGCGGGACTCTCCAAGCACGAGTCGGCCCGGCTGGGCAACGCGTTCGGCATGCTCGGCATGGGCGTCGCGCTCGTCGCGACGATCGTGCTCGCCATCGACGGCGACATCAGCACCGCCGGCCTCGGCCTGATGGGCGTGGCGATGCTGATCGGCGCGCTGATCGGGCTGCAGCGCGCCCGTGGCGTCGAGATGACCGGCATGCCCGAACTCATCGCGCTGCTCCACTCCTTCGTCGGCCTCGCCGCCGTCCTGGTCAGCTGGAACGGCTTCCTCAACGTCGAGCACGACCCCGCGGGCCACGAGGCCAAGGCCCTCGATGCGCTCGGGACGCTCGGCATCCACCACGCCGAGGTCTTCATCGGCCTGTTCATCGGCGCCGTGACCTTCACCGGCTCCATCGTGGCCTATCTGAAGCTCTCCGCGAAGATCAGCTCCAAGCCCCTGGTGCTCCCGGGCAAGAACGCCCTGAACCTCGGCTCGCTCGGCCTGTTCGTCGCCCTGACCGTGTGGTTCGTGATCACGCCGGAGCTGTGGCTGCTGATCACCGTGACGGTGCTCGCCCTCGCGCTCGGCTGGCACCTGGTCGCCTCCATCGGCGGCGGAGACATGCCGGTCGTCGTCTCGATGCTCAACAGCTACTCCGGCTGGGCCGCCGCGGCCTCCGGCTTCCTGCTCGGCAACGACCTCCTCATCGTCACCGGCGCGCTGGTCGGCTCCTCCGGTGCGTACCTGAGCTACATCATGTGCAAGGCGATGAACCGCTCGTTCTTCTCGGTGATCGCCGGCGGCTTCGGCATCGAGGCGCCCTCCGGCTCCGACGTCGACTACGGCGAGCACCAGGAGATCACCGCCGAGAGCGCCGCCGAGATGCTGTCCTCGGCCCGGTCCGTGGTCATCACCCCCGGCTACGGCATGGCCGTCGCCCAGGCCCAGTACCCGGTCGCCGAGCTCACCTCCAAGCTGCGCGCGAAGGGCGTCGAGGTCCGCTTCGGCATCCACCCGGTGGCGGGCCGGCTGCCCGGCCACATGAACGTCCTCCTGGCCGAGGCCAAGGTGCCGTACGACATCGTGCTCGAAATGGACGAGATCAACGAGGACTTCTCCGACACCGACGTCGTCCTCGTCATCGGCGCCAACGACACCGTCAACCCGGCCGGAGCCGAGGACCCGTCGAGCCCGCTCGCCGGCATGCCGGTCCTCACCGTCTGGGAGGCCGGCAAGGTCATCGTCTTCAAGCGCTCGATGGCCTCCGGCTACGCCGGCGTCCAGAACCCGCTGTTCTTCAAGGACAACACGTCGATGCTCTTCGGCGACGCGAAGGCCCGGGTCGAGGACATCGTCGGCGCGCTCTGAGCCGTACGGACGCCTCCTGACCCGGCGCGGACGCCCCCCCGTCCACGCCGGAGTCAGGAGGCGCCGACCGCCTCGCCGAGGCCGTCAGCCGCGTCGACGGTGGCCGGGTGCACGGTCGCGGCGGGCGGATCGGCGGTGCGCCGCACCCAGAGCCCGTACACGACCGCGGTGAACGCGAGCCCGACGAGCCACGAGATGTCGGCGCCGCCGAGCCGCTCGGTGATCGCGCCGGTGTACAGCTTGGTGGCCAGGAACGGGATCTGTACGGCGACCCCGAGGACGTAACAGACGAGCGCGGTGACGTTCCAGCGCCCGTACCGGCCCTCCGGGTCGTACAGGGCGGGGATGTCGACCCGCTCGCGCGAGACCAGGTAGTAGTCGACCAGATTGATCGCGCTCCACGGGGTGAACACCATCAGGATCAGCAGCACGAAGTTCTTGAAGTTGTTCAGGAAGTCGGCGCTGGCGGCGAGCGCGATGCCGATCGACACCGCGGTGAAGCCGATGATGTACGCGGCGCGGGCGGCCGTCGAGATCCGTGAGCGGCCGTCGAAGGCGGTGACGGTGGTCAGGATCGACATGAAACCGCCGTACGCGTTCAGGCAGTTGACGGTCAGCTTGCCGACCACGATCACCAGGTAGATCAGCACGGCGAGGACCGCGGGCCCGGCCAGGTCGCCGAGGAAGCCCACCTGGTCGGTGAGGAAGGCGTCGCCCGCGACGGCGGCGGTGAGCGCCCCGAGCGTCATGGCCCACTGGGAGCCGATGACCGAGCCGGCGAACGTCGACCAGAACGTCGCCCGCGTGCTGGTGTCCCGGGGCAGATAGCGCGAGTAGTCGGCGACGTACGGGCCGAAGGTCAGCTGCCATCCCGCGCCGAGCCCCACGGCGAGCAGGAAGGTCGCCGCGTCGAAGCCCTTGACCCCGATGTGCGCGCCCACGTCGTACTGGGTGAACACCCGTACCAGCAGATAGCCGAGGCCGAGCACGCCGACGACGGTGGCGACCCGACCGGCGGCGTGGATGAGCCGGTAGCCGGTGACGGCGACCACGGCGGTCAGCACGCCGAAGACCAGGATCCCGGCCCGTGTGTCGTCGATGTGCAGCATCTCGGACAGCGCCTGACCGGCCAGCACGCTGCCGGTCGCGGCGAATCCGAGGTACATCAGGATCACCAGGAGCAGCGGCAGCACCGCCCCGTGGACGCCGAACTGCGCCCGGCTGGAGATCATCTGCGGCACGCCGAGCCGCGGGCCCTGCGCGGAGTGCAGTGCCATCACGATGCCGCCGAGCACATTGCCGATCAGCAGCGCGGGTATCGCCCAGAGCGCGTCGGCGCCGAAGACGACGGACAGCGCGCCGTCGACGATCGCGGTGATCTGCATGTTGGCGCCGAACCACAGCGTGAACTGGCTGCGTGGCGTGCCGTGCCGCTCGGCGTCGGGAATGACCTCGATGGTGCGCCGCTCCATGCCTCTCCCTCTCCCCACTGCGTCTTCGGTGCGCCGAATCTCGCATAGAGGTCAACAGTGTTCAAGGCCTTGAATGAACAATTTCATCGAGGGGTCGCCGCCCGGCGTGGCCGCTTCGCGGTCTTGCCACGGCCCGTGGGACGTGTGGAAGCCTCTCCGTGCGCGGGCGGCCGCGCCGTCACGCCGGTGGTGCGGCATCGGCGTGGCCCTGATCGTGGCGGGCGCACTTCTGGTCGAGTGGGAGCAGGCCGATGACGGCAAGAGAAGCGAACGGAGAGCATTCGTGATTGTCGGAGTCCTCAAGGAAGCGCGGGCGGGCGAGAAACGCGTGTCGGCCACGCCGGCCACGGTCGAGCCCCTCCGCAAACTGGGGTACGAGATCGTCGTCGACCCGGGCGCCGGCGCCGCCGCGGGCTTCACCGACAGCGCCTATGTGGCCGCCGGCGCCCGCATCGGCGAGGCCGCGGCCGCCGACGTGGTCCTCGGCGTCAACGCCCCGAGCACGGCGCAGCTCGACCGGCTCAGGGAGGGCGCCACGGTCATCGCCCTGTTCGCGCCGGCCTTCGACCGGGCGATGGTCGAGGAACTCGGCCGGCGCCCCGTGACGGCGCTCTCGATGGACGCCGTGCCGCGGATCAGCCGGGCGCAGTCGATGGACGTGCTGTCCTCGATGGCGAACATCGCCGGCTACCGGGCGGTGGTGGAGGCGGCCCACGAGTTCGGGCGCTTCTTCACCGGACAGATGACGGCCGCCGGCAAGGTGCCGCCCGCGAAGGTGCTCGTCGCGGGCGCCGGAGTCGCGGGACTCTCCGCGATCGGTACGGCCGGAGCGCTCGGCGCGATCGTACGGGCGACGGACCCGCGTCCCGAGGTCGCCGAGCAGGTGCGCTCGCTGGGCGGCGAGTACCTGTCGATCGAGTCGCCGGAGGTCGAGGTCTCGGCCACCGGTTACGCGAAGGAGATGAGCGACGCGTACAAGGCGCGCGAGGTCGAGCTGTACACGGCACAGACCCGCGAGGCGGACATCGTCATCACGACCGCGCTGATCCCGGGGCGGCCCGCGCCGACGCTGATCACCGCGGAGATGGTCGCCGGGATGCGCCCCGGCTCGGTCATCGTGGACATGGCGGCCGCCAACGGCGGGAACGTGATCGGCACGGTGCAGGGCGAGAAGACCGTCACCGACAACGGCGTGACCATCATCGGCTACACCGATCTCGCCGGGCGGCTGCCGGCCCAGGCCTCCCAGCTCTACGGCACCAACCTGGTCAACCTGCTCAGGCTGCTCACCCCGGGCAAGGACGGCTGCCCGGTCCTGGACTGGGACGACCCGGTGCAGCGCTCGATCACCGTCGTACGGGACGGCGAGACGGCCTGGCCACCGCCACCCGTCCAGGTCTCCGCCGCACCGAAGACGGCTGCGGCCACCGGGACCGCGGGCGCGGCCGGGGCCGTCGTGCCGGTCTCGCCCGTCAAGCGGCCCGTCACCCCGGCCCGGCGCTTCGGCGTGGTCGCGCTCGCCGCCCTCGCGCTGTTCCTCCTCGCCGGCTTCGCGCCCGCCGCGCTGCTGCCCCATGTCACGGTCTTCGTGCTCGCGATCGTCATCGGCTACTACGTCATCGGCCATGTGCACCACGCCCTGCACACCCCGCTGATGTCGGTGACCAACGCGATCTCCGGAATCATCGTGGTCGGCGCGCTGCTCCAGATCGGACACGGCGACACGGCGGTCACCGTGCTGTCCTGCGTGGCGATCCTGCTCGCCAGCATCAATGTCTTCGGTGGCTTCGCGGTGACGCGACGCATGCTCGCGATGTTCCACAGGAGCTGAGATGACCGCGACCCTCGCCGCTCAAGCGGCCTACCTCGTCGCCGCGTTGCTGTTCATCCTGGCCCTCGCCGGGCTCTCCAAGCACGAGTCGGCCCGGCTCGGCAACGCCTTCGGCATCCTCGGCATGGGCGTCGCCCTCGTCGCCACCGTGGTCCTCGCCGCCGACGGCGACATCACCGGGGCGGGCGCCGCGCTGATGGGCCTCGCCATGCTGGTCGGCGCGCTCGTCGGCCTCTGGCGCGCCCGTGGCGTCGAGATGACCGGCATGCCCGAACTCATCGCGCTGCTCCACTCGTTCGTCGGCCTCGCCGCCGTCCTCGTGAGCTGGAACGGCTACCTCACCGTCGAGCACCGGCCCGGCGGCGCCGAGGCCGCCGACCTCGACGCGCTCGGGACCCTCGGCATCCACCACGCCGAGGTCTTCATCGGTGTGTTCATCGGCGCGGTCACCTTCACCGGCTCGATCGTCGCCAACCTGAAGCTGTCGGCCCGGATCGCCTCCCGGCCGCTGATGCTGCCCGGCAAGAACGCCCTGAATCTGGGCGCCCTGGGGCTGTTCGTCGCCCTCACCGTGTGGTTCGTGGCCGCGCCCGCCCTGTGGCTGCTCATCGCGGTGACGGTGCTCGCCCTCGCGCTCGGCTGGCACCTGGTCGCCTCCATCGGCGGCGGTGACATGCCGGTCGTGGTGTCCATGCTCAACAGTTATTCCGGCTGGGCGGCCGCAGCTTCCGGCTTCCTG from Streptomyces fradiae includes:
- a CDS encoding NAD(P)/FAD-dependent oxidoreductase translates to MGSGTVVVGAGQAGLHLAVSLRQGGDEEPIVLVGEEPHAPYQRPPLSKDFLAGRADQDSLAFRDPGYYEQAGIRLLTGERITGAEPGLLHTASGRTLPYERLALTLGAEPVRLPVPGAGLRGVCTLRGLEDARALRERLARAERVVVVGGGFIGLETAAVARSLGVRVTVVEAGERLMARAVAPVVSEFYRQAHTRQGTEVLLSAAVAGFEGDAAGRVRAAVLADGTRLPADLVLLGVGVRPRTGPARALGVEVDGGIVVDARSRTNVPGVVAAGDCTVRPHPLTGEGRLRLESVPSAVAQAQAAAASLLGRDEPDTSVPWFWSNQGELRLQIAGLSAGHDATVVRGEPASGQFSVLYFRRGALLAVDAVNRPADYMAVRRALTRGEHLSADRAGDAAVPLKQLLTEGTAQVR
- a CDS encoding FadR/GntR family transcriptional regulator encodes the protein MSPRASQTPENEATSRRPAVPQELFKAVSSSRVSQVIVEQIRHLLKEERLQPGDRLPSERELCVQFGCSRVTIREALRILEANGLVEIRVGARGGAFVTAPTSSRVSEGLADLLTFSPLTASQVTEARLIFELGVVPLAVERATDEDIADLRAMCEAHAKAMRQGEYTMELSTAFHIRLAACTHNPAIEMLVESFRGPMLMSLREAQANEPATMGRRGTKEHRELVEAIAARDTEAATKLMRTHLERTASRVKD
- a CDS encoding Re/Si-specific NAD(P)(+) transhydrogenase subunit alpha, whose translation is MIVGVLKEARAGESRVSATPATIEQLRKLGYEVVVDPDAGIAAGFTGSAYEAAGATIGDAAAADVVLGVNAPAPAQLDRIRPEATVIALFAPAFDPAMVDELGRRPFTALSMDAVPRISRAQSMDVLSSMANIAGYRAVVEAAHEFGRFFTGQVTAAGKVPPAKVLVAGAGVAGLAAIGASGSLGAIVRATDPRPEVADQVRSLGGEYLSIESPEVEVSKTGYAKEMGDDYKAREAELYAAQCRDVDIVITTALIPGRPAPTLVTKEMVASMKPGSVIVDMAAANGGNVEGTVKGEKTVTDNGVTIIGYTDLAGRLPAQASQLYGTNLVNLLKLLTPEKDGRPVLDWDDPVQRSITVVREGETAWPPPPVQVSAAPAPAAAAPVTEPAPKKAPMTAKQRFGGVALGALALFLLAAFAPAALLPHVTVFVLAIVIGYYVIGHVHHALHTPLMSVTNAISGIIVVGALLQIGHASPTVTVLSAVAILLASINVFGGFAVTRRMLAMFNRS
- the pntB gene encoding Re/Si-specific NAD(P)(+) transhydrogenase subunit beta, which translates into the protein MTATIAAQAAYLVAALLFILALAGLSKHESARLGNAFGMLGMGVALVATIVLAIDGDISTAGLGLMGVAMLIGALIGLQRARGVEMTGMPELIALLHSFVGLAAVLVSWNGFLNVEHDPAGHEAKALDALGTLGIHHAEVFIGLFIGAVTFTGSIVAYLKLSAKISSKPLVLPGKNALNLGSLGLFVALTVWFVITPELWLLITVTVLALALGWHLVASIGGGDMPVVVSMLNSYSGWAAAASGFLLGNDLLIVTGALVGSSGAYLSYIMCKAMNRSFFSVIAGGFGIEAPSGSDVDYGEHQEITAESAAEMLSSARSVVITPGYGMAVAQAQYPVAELTSKLRAKGVEVRFGIHPVAGRLPGHMNVLLAEAKVPYDIVLEMDEINEDFSDTDVVLVIGANDTVNPAGAEDPSSPLAGMPVLTVWEAGKVIVFKRSMASGYAGVQNPLFFKDNTSMLFGDAKARVEDIVGAL
- a CDS encoding cytosine permease, with protein sequence MERRTIEVIPDAERHGTPRSQFTLWFGANMQITAIVDGALSVVFGADALWAIPALLIGNVLGGIVMALHSAQGPRLGVPQMISSRAQFGVHGAVLPLLLVILMYLGFAATGSVLAGQALSEMLHIDDTRAGILVFGVLTAVVAVTGYRLIHAAGRVATVVGVLGLGYLLVRVFTQYDVGAHIGVKGFDAATFLLAVGLGAGWQLTFGPYVADYSRYLPRDTSTRATFWSTFAGSVIGSQWAMTLGALTAAVAGDAFLTDQVGFLGDLAGPAVLAVLIYLVIVVGKLTVNCLNAYGGFMSILTTVTAFDGRSRISTAARAAYIIGFTAVSIGIALAASADFLNNFKNFVLLILMVFTPWSAINLVDYYLVSRERVDIPALYDPEGRYGRWNVTALVCYVLGVAVQIPFLATKLYTGAITERLGGADISWLVGLAFTAVVYGLWVRRTADPPAATVHPATVDAADGLGEAVGAS
- a CDS encoding Re/Si-specific NAD(P)(+) transhydrogenase subunit alpha, which gives rise to MIVGVLKEARAGEKRVSATPATVEPLRKLGYEIVVDPGAGAAAGFTDSAYVAAGARIGEAAAADVVLGVNAPSTAQLDRLREGATVIALFAPAFDRAMVEELGRRPVTALSMDAVPRISRAQSMDVLSSMANIAGYRAVVEAAHEFGRFFTGQMTAAGKVPPAKVLVAGAGVAGLSAIGTAGALGAIVRATDPRPEVAEQVRSLGGEYLSIESPEVEVSATGYAKEMSDAYKAREVELYTAQTREADIVITTALIPGRPAPTLITAEMVAGMRPGSVIVDMAAANGGNVIGTVQGEKTVTDNGVTIIGYTDLAGRLPAQASQLYGTNLVNLLRLLTPGKDGCPVLDWDDPVQRSITVVRDGETAWPPPPVQVSAAPKTAAATGTAGAAGAVVPVSPVKRPVTPARRFGVVALAALALFLLAGFAPAALLPHVTVFVLAIVIGYYVIGHVHHALHTPLMSVTNAISGIIVVGALLQIGHGDTAVTVLSCVAILLASINVFGGFAVTRRMLAMFHRS
- the pntB gene encoding Re/Si-specific NAD(P)(+) transhydrogenase subunit beta, whose protein sequence is MTATLAAQAAYLVAALLFILALAGLSKHESARLGNAFGILGMGVALVATVVLAADGDITGAGAALMGLAMLVGALVGLWRARGVEMTGMPELIALLHSFVGLAAVLVSWNGYLTVEHRPGGAEAADLDALGTLGIHHAEVFIGVFIGAVTFTGSIVANLKLSARIASRPLMLPGKNALNLGALGLFVALTVWFVAAPALWLLIAVTVLALALGWHLVASIGGGDMPVVVSMLNSYSGWAAAASGFLLGNDLLIVTGALVGSSGAYLSYLMCQAMNRSFLSVIAGGFGIEAPSGPDVEYGEHQEITAEGVAELLEAARSVIITPGYGMAVAQAQYPVAELTEKLRAKGIEVRFGIHPVAGRLPGHMNVLLAEAKVPYDIVFAMDEINEDFADTDVVLVIGANDTVNPAGTEDPSSPLAGMPVLTVWEADKVIVFKRSMASGYAGVQNPLFFRENTAMLFGDAKQRVEDIVTEL